The genomic region TGCAACCATGCTGTTGCTAACTGAAATTTACTTTATATTTTTGGGATGGATATGTTGGGCGTGTCGAAATTATTCAAATAGATTGAATTCTTCCATGTTAGATTTGTACACTCAGAAGAGTGGCCTTAGACTTTTAATCATTTGCTTTTTATATGCAAATATTGGTCTAGGGTGTTATGGTGTGTTGTGGAGATTGAAGATTAACCATGCCATGGCAAAATGACTAAAATATCTTCCTGATGATGTATTAGTTATCACTGATTGTGATTTGAAACCTTGAAACAAAAACATATATAGTTGATTCCAGAAGCAAACTTTTGAACGCATCCTTTTGTTTTCAATAGAAACCCTTCTTACGGTTGATAGTAAAATTTATTACTTTGATACTTTGGATTCTACAGTTGAATGCCTAGCTCATGCAATATTCTTCCAAGGCTGAGCCATCTGCATATAATCCTAATAATCCAATGTCGAGTTCCCTCATTTGCACACTTTTTGCTGATTATTGAGCTTCTATCAAGGCATCCCATCtcatcaattttttttacaaaGTGACCACAGCCTTGCCTTTATTCAAAATACAGACTGCATATGGCATCAAACCAGGTTTTACTGATAGCCAAAAATGCTGTTTTCAAATGGGTCACTACTGTCATGAATAAAACAATCAAATCTAGCTGTCAGCCATTAAACCAAACTTCTTTCTTTTATATAAATTCAAGATGCCATGATTATTTCTTTGCTGACTAAGAGGAGATGATGTAGCAAAATATAAACTGGTGACTGAGCTACTTGAATTCTTGATTTGATTGTAGTAGAGAGGGATCTATTGGGGCTATCAcccatttgattttaaaaaatggaTAACAACAGTCCTAAACGTACAACTATAACTGCATAACCGATCTACAAGAGGCCAGAAAAGCAGAGATGAAGTATACAAAAATTCTTTTGAAGCAATACCATAATGGTATACAACAAAAGCCTCAAAACAATACAGTTTCAGAAGCTTAGTGACTCACCAACCACCCACAACACCAGCATCATCTGATGAAGCCTCCAAAATGGTGGACTTAACATCCCAGGCTTGTGCAGCCATCACAAGTTATTTATGTGTTGTGTTTCCACCAACACTAGAATTAGCCAAGGAATCAAAACAAATCCCATAAATAACCTCGTCTCTTCTTGCCATGAGCCAACACATCTCCAGTTGAAGAAGGAAGCGTAAAAGCGCTAGCCACTTCCAAGGTATCTTTTTTATGCGACATCAGCATAGTTTTCACCACCatttgaagatcaagacaaaaagACAATACAAATAACTAGTGGGACCTCCTTGTCAATATCCATTAAAAGTTTCCCACCAAAGCTCACTATTATAGATTGAGAGACATCGATGTTCTTTAGGATGGAGCACTGAATTGGAAATCCATCCTCTTAGCTCTTTAGGGACTGCTTCTGCTCCTAGCTTAGATTTAGAATCCACAAGGATCAAGGCCCTAGAGCCAAGCTTTCAAGTATCTCCCGGCAACAAAAAATAGGATGCAAGCCATGatcaacttcttcttctaggaAAGGGTCATGGGAAACACGAGAATGACACCTAGGAGCCAAAAGACAAAAATCGAGACATAGACAAATGCTACATAACCTAAGCCAAATATCTAAAAACAATACATAATAGGCCACAAACACTCCATAGGTAACAATTGAACAACCAAGTGCCACTAGAGATATAGGGAATTAGGTGTGTGTGGGCATGCACAACAAGATAGATGGCAAAACAAGTCTCATAAAAGGGTCACACCAACAATACCACAAGCTAGATATGATGATGGGAAAAATCTCAATACAAGGGAATGAAATAGGTGGAAAATAAAAACACTCCCACGTAGAATAGAAGTAAAATTGGGACCACCCAAGGGTTCAAGGGTGAACAGTCATCCATAAGTGGCTTTTCCAAAAGATGCTACATGTCACTACTTCCACTCGCAAGAGTTAAAATAAGGGGCTTGAATGGCCGATAGTTCCAATGTGAGGATTTTCGCTGATTTATTACTTTGTCCAAAGCAATGcataaaagggatgttagagaacCTTTTACACAAAGGAATAGCATCATGTAGAACACAGatgtactactgagaggggggggttgtgaatcagtAGTACAAAACTTTCTTGACAACTttaaccttttatcaatcttttatCTAAAATTGAAAGATTTCAAAGATGCAACAATATAAACACACCACACAAGATTTTACCTgtaaacccgatgtgggaaaaccatggtgagaaatgcgGCTAGGATCTACCATCCTAATTCAGTCTCACAATTGAAACTCCAGTTACAAGCTTTAAGGGCACTAACCCTAAGTAGTCACCAAACCCCTATCTATAAGAGCACCAACTCTTACAACAAATCAACTTCtcttttgagcaccaactcaaatatAAACTCAAAATAATTACAAATTGAAACGATAACCAATTTTCTTTTCTTGAAGTCAAATTAACTGAAAGTTATTGTCTCAATCTGAAAATCAACTCCTACTGAATCGCAGCATTACAAGATACAGAAAGTGTATATTTTAGTTACAAACTATGCTGATGAATTAACACAGTCAGATGTCTCTGTATCTCTGAAACAAATCTGCACAATAGAATGTTCTGAAACTGAATCAAATCTGCTACATAAAAGTCTGAGATTGACTTGTCAAATTAAGTGAACATTATGTATCTGGAACACTCCTTATTCTCTGTATTTTGAATCACAGTGTGCATAACACCCAACAGATCAGAAATAAAAACTCACAGTGAATCTAAATCATCATTAAATTTATCACAGCCCAAAAGTAAAGATAGAGGTGAATAGTTACTGCAGAGATTGAAGTGTCAAAAACCACTTATATTGATTTATTCCTGAAACACAACACAAGTAATACCTCTATCATCAAAATCTGGAATAATTACTGTATCTGGAAATTCACGTGGCAAGATCACTGTACTCTTCATGTGGAGTAAAATACTAGCAGCATTTAACATTCAGTTTGTACTCTCTTTGAATCTTTGAACATCTGAAAATATTATCAATTCATCATGTCTCGCATTACCCTCTCATAACACAAAAGGCATCAAACCTTTGAACCcttaatcaccacctttgaaataCTACAGACTGTGATCAAAATTAAGCAACACACGTTACAAACTATCTTCTATTTTCCTGTTCAAGGTTTCCCAGACTCCTCAAAAAATTCATATACAATACACCATTTTCAAAACATGTGCAACACACCTCTCAAAAGAATATCGACTTCCTTGAATGCTTTTAAAATAAAACATGTTCAATTGCAAATCGGGTAGAATAAGTTATCAGTAATTGTCTTAACTAATAACTAATCTCTAATTCGATAACCAATCTATATGCTTTATTAAAAGCTTTCAAAATATTTTTAACTTTGATTCCAATTAATATCTGCATTTAAAACTTATGTTATCTTTCAGTTTTCAAGGACAGTTACAACTGCACTCCACAACAACTGTACAAGGTCTTTAAAAACACAACACAAGTTTGAATACGTGCTTAAACAAAACACAATACAAATTCTGATCACAACCTTCTCTCCACAGTATTGCAGATATGATATCAATATGATTCCAGAATATTATTTTGGTATGACTTTATTTCAGACTTcattctatttccagatttaattCTGTTCTTGTCTAATATACTTTGTGTTTCTAGATTGAACAAATACTTTGTTTTTCCAGATTGAACAATACTGAACAATGTATTTCCAGACAATACAGAAAAATGTATTTCTAAACAATGCTacatatcagttgacatcaatgacaagaatgCCAACACATCATCTAGCAACCTTAAAAGTTTCCAGTCGACACAAACAAGTTTTTAAAGCCTAACAATAACGTTAGTTAATCACCTGCAACAATATCTTGTTTGCATCCGTTATCTAAAATCTAATTTAAACTAGCCACCATTGTTGACTATTCTGCTTTATTATTAAAATAGAAAGAAGCAACTTGAATTAGAGAGCCTTTGGAATCTCAAATTATGCTCGTACCAACCAAATTAGGGTTACCCTTTGAAGCCCATCAAATTTAACCTTTGAAAAAGCCATCTGGATGCagtttcaaaacattaattttCCTAACATTCTTGCTAGCTCCTACCCCTTGAATCAGGGAAGGAAGGACAATATTTGATTGGAATCTTCCTTTATTGGCAATAAAGCTGATTGAATTGCTCAAGGGTGAAGGAGAAAACGTAATTTAGAATGCTACATTCAATTTGTGCCCAAACAGGGAACTAAGGAAGCATGACATCATGGAAGATTCTTTCATTCTTTTCTAACCAAATATCCCCTAGTGTACAAACCATCATTATCTTCCAAAGAGGACTAAGGCTTTTGGTTCCATTAGGCAAGCCACAAATATGTTGTAAACTGAAGTCCTTGATGCTTGCACCATTTTGAAATTTCTTCAAATAAACCTTTTCCCATTTCAACAATGAGACTTTCTCATTCTTTCCAGTTCCTTGACATAGAAAGTAGTGAGAAATGCTTTGCGACTTAGCAAGGGGACAAGAACAGAAAGTAGTTAAATTGGAATAGTCTGAAGAACCACCTAAATTTATAGAATTCTCTCAGCTAAAAGTAAACCATTTACCACTCCACGAAGTCAACTTATTCTGAATATGGTTAATCACATCCGTCTAGTGATGTGAACAAAAGAGTCTAACAAATAGGAGAATTTGAAGGTATTTACTAGGGACAGAAGCAACATCTATACTAGGATTTTAACATGTTCTATTTTGTGTTTGAGGGGCAACATTGAATCCTTCTGTTTGGACTCATCTTTGTTGACAAGCTGACTTGATGCAAGCCCATAATcatttaaaattgaattaaaagCCTGAGCCTCCGCTGTAGTAGCCTTGCCAAAGAGAGCCTTATCTTCTACAAATTGAAGATGATTCAATGAAGGAAAATAGTGAGCAAAATTAAACCTCGTGAAACTTCTAGCAATCCATTTTTATCCAAAAAAATAGCCAAAAACTTCTGCCATTAAAATGAACGAGTAGAAAAACGGACTCCTTGTTTGATGCTCTTGGAATGTTAAAACAAACTTGCTTGGGTACCATTAAGGAGAATGGAACACCAAATATTGGAAATTGAGTTCCTGCACCAAGAAAGCTGTCTTTTTGAAAAATCAAAGGTTGACAACACAGTAGACAAGACTGACCAATTGGCATTGTCATAAGCTTTAGCAATTTCTAACATAATTACCATACCTTCTTTTATGGGAGGTATTTGGGGAGCGTTGAACCTCTTAAGTTACAAATATACCAGTGAGAATTTGATGACCATACACAAAACTGCCTTGTTTAGGGAAAGAGAAGGTGGAAGAATTTGCAACATTTCACAACAATAGCTTTAGAGATGATCTCGTCGTGCAATTGAATGAAATTTCTCAAAGGAACTGAATTTACTTTATTGGGAACTTTTTGGGAAGCTAGTGAGTCATTTACAACCTCCACTATATCGTTCCCTACAATATTTCAATAAACTTGAAAGAAAGCTACTAGAAAATCATCAGGGCTAGGAGCTTTGTCACCTTTAAGCACAAATGCTACACCTTGAATCTCATTCTTCAAGAGGGAGGGGGGGCATCAAAGATTTATCGTCCTTAATAATAGAAACAAGATTTGGAAGACAGTCTAAAAAGGATGCTTGCACTTATAGATTCTGAGCCTCTATCTCTTGAAACAAGGATTGGAAAGAAGTAATAGCTTCGGCAAACATGTGTTATCAGGTCAACAAGAGGGCTTCCAATAAAGATTGAATTGAGGAGATCTTGTTCATCTGATGACAAGTTGAGGGCACAGCATGAAAatatttagtatttctatcccccttTACCCATTTAGCTCTAGACTTTTGCTGCCATAGAATTTCTTCTTTGAGCAAATTTTGCTCTTGATGACAAATTAAACATATAAAAGGCTATCTAACAAGCTTGAAGCCTAGATTTGATATTTGACCAACTCAAGATCctttgaaatctttttttttttccacAAAGATATTACCAAACACCTCTTCGTTTCAAGACAAGATGCAAAGTATTTGAGCTCAAGATGGAACCTGTATATTGAAGAACTAGACAGGGAGGGGCAAGAGGATCACCATCACTTGTCCTTTAGAAGGAATGTTTGATCTTGAAGCCACATTAgttcaaatttaaaagaacatCTCGTTAGAGAAGAATCTACAGAAACCTTTAGGCAGATAGGGTAACATCTGAGCTAGCATTTTGAAGAATGGAGGTTTCTGAAATGCAATTTCCAGACAACTGTTTTGGAGAGTCTAGAAAGCGATCACATCTTTCAGCAATTTTGCAAAAACCCttatttatattatttgaaaaGAAAACCCCTCTTTCAGAATTAAATCAGTAAGGTGATTTCTctgaataaaagatttgaaatcAACTTCAGATTGAGTTATTCTACCAGAACCACCATGTTTATTAGAGGAGCCAGAGATGGCTTAAAAAACCTCTTCAATTAGAGCTTGCTGTGCGTAAAATATGGAGAGACGTCGAGGTGCCAAATTTAAAGTCTATGATTCCTTATAATACTATTTGGACCATAAATGTTAAGCAGAAAGCTAGACAGATCTTCATGCAACCCCTTGAAGGAGTGATGGATCCAATCAGCATTTAAACGAAAAGCTTCATAGACATCAATAGAAGATTTGAAGAATGCACATCCCTCCTAAATCCCTGATAACATCCACCATGACAGCCTTCCTCATTGTCCACAAGGAATCTAGGTGACAAGCAATTGAAGCTTGTAAGAGTTAGTATAGAATGCTCTATACCCTGTAAGATTTGACAATGGACATAGCCAGACAAGATCTAGGAGCTTCAATGAAAGCACAAGAGAGAACAAACATGAGAGAATAATTCTATTCTATCAAAGGATGCAAATGCACAGCATGTGTACATGAATATGATTCAATATGATTGATTGATTACAATGAGAACCCCTTGGTTAGTTAGGCTAAGGTGAGACATAGGACAACATAAGATTATGACATATGTCTTAATCTTTTGacttgagacataaagtgataatcCCTAAGAATGCCTTGAAATAAATTTAAGTAAACTAGTGTGGATAGGATCTAAGTGGTAAACTGGTTAGGAGTAATATACCTCATTCACACCATTCACACCATTGACCAAAAAATCAGTTTGGGTTAGCAACTTGAATGTTTAATGATATGTAGAATTTTTGAGGCATAATCACAAATTATTGAAATCGCTCGAAATTTCTATTGAAGGCCACtttgttacatatatatttttttgataccAATGTATTGATCTTTCGAAAAATGAAAAAACTTCATGTTTGCTGACTATGTAATACTAATACACATACTTAATTTAGAATTGAGCTTTTTGTGGTGGGAAACAATATGCCAAAACTTGTATTTAGCATTGTCTGCTATGGTTCTTCTACACAGTATTTCGAATTCAATGTTAACTCCATTGGCCATGCTGTTCTCTTTCTGTGCATACTTTACAAGGTCCTCATCAGTTGTCGTACATGTATTATGATTTTTCTGTTTGATTATAACTTTATCTGAGCTTTTCTCACCTTATAATTTTTGAAGGGCCTTCAAGATTTTTTTTCCCTATTTATGGTTATGTTTATTTCTTGATTTGTATATTTATGATTCAGCCGAGTCTTCCTAATAAAGCTTGATTGCTTTTTCTTTTCCTGCTTGTAACCTTCCACCAGTTTATTCATGAAATTACTATTATTTTCTGTTTATGATCAAGTGTTATGTTTCAAATAAGCGTTTTTGATTCCTATAATTTGTTAACACCAAGAAGCTTTGTTCCTTACATTGCTAAGAGACTCTGTAACCCTTTCAATTATGTTTCCTGTTTGGAGTCGCTGCATTATTATATTTTTCTGTCAGGCATCTATTTTAGAGAAGCTTGCACTCAATATTTGTAATTGCTATCTTGGAATTTTATGTTTGTTAAAACTTAGGATAACTTTCTATAGTCAAGCTTTTAGAAGTCACTGGAATTCTGCAAGTTAGATACTAATTTCCTCTCTAGTTTTCCCTGGAGATCTTTGTCACGCTTGaagcattttcattttttattctgTTCCATACTTTTTCTTCTTACAAATGCTATGGATGATTAGAGAGTCTATAGAAGATAAAATGGAAATGGCAATTGTGATAGCTAGATTGAATATTGAGTACCAAGCTCCTAAAAAGGAAAATTCCTTTTTTGATTGGTTAACTGCCCTACTTAACCATGGCTAGGGCCTATCATGGCTAAGATGATACCACAAAAATTTATCTGTTCTAGCTCTGACGCCACAAATTAAAATGACAACTAGGAATTTGAAAGCCCAATTGATTTACTGCTTGGTATCAATCCAATTGACAACCCAGAAATTGTATAAATATCCACACATGACCAAAGTAGGTCCAAGTAACTCTAAAGTGCTAGTTACAGCAGCAAGTAAGAGCTAAGTTGCTAACAGAAACTTTAACAAcagtaaaagaaataaaaataatgttGAATCCCAATTCAAAGTATTGAACTCCAAAATGGTAAACCTCTGACAAGTCAGAAATGTTAAGGCTAGCCGCTACGCTAAAAAGGCTTCTTACTAAAGAAACAGCCAATGCCATCCAAGAGAATGGATATGGAGGAGACTGAGATTGGCTCTTATTTGTAGCAGAATTTGAACCAGAAGGGTCGATACCACCATTGACTGCACAAAAGGGCCATTTCAATCACTAAATAATGATTAGGGCTTGTAGGGCCTAGCTGGACAACTCTTGGAGAAAGCAGAGTACTTTTATGACCTTATTTAACATCAATGGCTGACAATTCTTCAAAATTAAAGAGAAAATTGGCGAAGCCTGTCTGCCCGACTACCCTGGTTTGTGAATGTGAGGGAACAGATAGCTGTCAATGCCTGGGATGAGACTAAGAGGGCTGGGGGTACTGTTATAAAGGAGAATGCCATACCACTGATCTATTGCCATCTGCGTGGGTAGTTTTAGTTTCCGAAGGGTGCTTGATACCTCCACAGACTGAAATAGGGTGGATATAGAAGAAATTGTTTAATTGATTGAATAATCTTGTATCACTTTCTTACAGTTAATATCAAAAAAATCCTAATGAAGAGACCCTCTGTGACACAAAATTGCATGATACTTCCTATTCTGATTCCCTTCAATTTAGTTTGTAGCTATAGACCTCTTGAGATACTCAAAGTTAAGCAGATGACTTAAATTGTCAAATCTGTATGGATATcttagtcaatcttgataattgtAGGAATATTCTAGTTGAATCTGAAAACTCTAGGTATAACTCAGTTGAAGctagaaattgtttattttctttgGGGTTGTTAGAATCATTGCAACTGTGGCATTCAACTCTTCATATTGAGGCTGGATTGGACAGGCATGTATTAGAAATAACAGATAAAGTTAGCAGCCAAAGAATTTAAGTATTGAATTGATTGCTAAAATCTGGCCTGTTGCTGGTAACTTTTCTACATTGTAGTTATGATTTCTTTTGATAGGTTATTGAGGGGTTATTGGCTGCTCAGCCTATGGGACACAAACAGGGGCTTGGTCCTGGGCATACATAGAGTGCACTTTTTGCTGCAATAATGCAATGGGAGCTTGCCCAGCACTTCCTGTGGGAATTGAACCCAGGTCTTCATTGTGCTATTTCTTCACCACTCAGTCATGCCTTATGGACTACATTGCAATTCTGTTGATAGTACTAAGCTAGGATAATAAAGAACGAATATCTCCATTGCCTTATTAAATTTTGCATGGGCAACTAAGCCTTTAGTATCgcatagatctctctctctctctctctctctctctctctctctctttctctctctttctctgctcCTCTGTTCTTCCCCCTCTTTTTATCTGCTCAATCATATCTTGCTGATGTATGCTACTTTAAAATGCTTAAAGAGTGGCTAATGATATCTTTAGACCAGAGAAAATTGTCAGCATATTTTATGATTAATTATTGTGCATTCTGCTAGATATAAAAATATTTGGTTTCTTTACTAGTGCATTAGAAAAGCAATGTGCAAAAGTGAAATCAACACGACATGCGGTAATAAAACATGGAAACTAGCATAGCAAATATTTCAGCATATTTTATGGAAAGTATCATTCATtctactattttttaaaatttctggTTTCTTACTTGTGCATCTGGAATTATGGTGATCTTATAATGAATTATCTAGTACATGTGTTTTAGTTTCAAATGGATTTAACTGTTTTATATCTAGCATGCTTCAATTATAGTTTGAAACAATTTCAAATTCATGTCTGATGTCagattgaagacataaagacagCACCGGCAGATTTCCGTTTTCCCACTACAAATCAAACAAGGCACTGCTTTACTCGTTATATCGAATTCCACAAGTATGTGGATCATTTTCTAATTGGGTTCTTGTTTCCCCTTTTCTGTGTAGGTGGGGTGTGTTGAGGTGGGAGAGTGGGAGGTACAATGGAGACAGGGTCTTGTGTTTGCTTAAGGGATTCATTGGGCTTGTTTCTGTTCCTTTCTTGTACAGTGGAGACAGGGTGTTGTGAATGGGTTACTTTTGGGGATAGTTAATTTCCTTTTTGGTTGGGAGATGGGGTAGGGGTGAAGCAGTTGGTTGTTGTGCTATCGCATTTGTCTGGTATATGGCTTAAGATATTAATCATTTAATAGCCTAGACAAGATTGTGGCAAATTTCTAGTTTGCATTATAACAGTATGCTTAATTGATAATTGATTTGGCCAATGTAGGTGCCTTGCAGCAAAAGGTGAAGGTGCTCCTGAATGTGACAAATTTGCTAGGTTCTATCGATCTCTTTGTCCAAGTGAATGGGTAAGCATATTGTCATTTCTTTTGTTTTGGTTTATAAGGTTTAATGGTGTAATTTTGTAGAAATTCTTGTTGAGTTGTCTTGCTTATTTGGATACGACTTTGACAACAAATAGAGCACCACATAATGCCAAAAGTAAATATTATTACATTGTATTGACACAGTCATACATCTAAGTTCTCAATtaactaatttttttaattatacttTTAATCCTTGATAATTCCAACTAATTTCTTTCTGTGTGGTATAGAATACAATAATGGCTAAGTAGGGGTAAGAAATTATATTTTGAAGATATTATCCTTCAATAGTCTATACACGTTTTACCTGCAATATCATTATTTATATAAACAGCACAAGTCAGAGTAGGAGTCAAGGATAATGTATTAGGAGACCTTAATTTGAGGATTGTTCTTGCAAAATTATTTCTTGTTCAATGATGTACTATTTGACCTTGCTGCATCccattttagtttgttttcttctTACCTTAGTGGGCAATTAGTATATAAGGGTGATCAATAATCTTGATAATGTGTCCAAGTTTTGTTTTCCATGGTTGAACAAATAAATTACAATGCAGTACCTTTTGGGAAATTGATGCAATTATTAGAATGGTATTCTTTAAAAATCATCAGAGCATTGAAAAATTAATTGTATGGGTATGAAGCTGCAAGTTCTTACCAGGTGCCTCCTTTGAGGTGAATCAATCTTTTGCACTAATAAACTAGGAAATTTTGTTACTTAACATTTGTAAATGTTTAATTTGAGTACCGCATTTCAAACTTTTTACTAGTACTAGTCTTAAATCTTTGTGAGAGAACTGCACTTTAAACTATTAAAAAACATATTCCatgttttaatatattaaatgtgcAACGAGGAGTTTTTCTGTTAAATGTGTATAGAATATATTGAATGTATAATCTATCCAGTTATATGTTTTTAATAATCTCGCGAGACTTCGTTTTTTATAATCTGGTGAGACTTCAACTACAGATTTGTCAAACTTGATTATTTCCTTATTTAAACTTACTTTAACCATGATTTTTTGCATTTATTATATCATAAAATTCAGTTTCCATCATCTAGAGTGGATATGCTTGTGTCCTTATTCGTTCCCCTCCATCATCCATCTATAGCATTGTAGATATGactttctctcttttttaatttaatATGCAGTGTTCATCATTTTGTTTTCTAGATGTGTTATATCTGTCATGTGTGTTTGAACGGTTTTTTCATGAGGTCCTAATTTGTTATTTGTTTACAGGTTGAAAGGTGGAATGAACAGAGGGAAGCTGGTACATTTCCTGGACCTTTATGATGTGATCATTTGGACATcatattttgcatttttgaaaatGCTATAATTTGTTTTTAAATATGCTATAATCTGAGGAGATTTTTAATAATTTGCATATATTGTTTTAAAGACATCCTTGACATTAAAGTTCATGAAATGATACTATCTAAATGAAGAAACTGACTACATCAGTATGGATTGATCAAACTTCTATGCTCACCAAGTTGCACTGGCACGAGCCTTCAATGTTCATTTGAAGCCTTCAATGTGCTTTCAATGTTCTTTTGAAATTTTGCTATAGATTGGATTCATGACAAGATTATATCATAGTAGCATTTTATTTACATGGCATCGTAAAGTACAAATAGAAAACAATGGTTTAAAACAGAAAAAGGTGAAATATTAGGATCTAAATAACGATATTACTAATGTATaaacagaattttttttttatttcatgtcAAATATAGTTTATATCAGAAAAGATGTTTTACATCATAAAAACTGCTGACTATAAAAAAATACAGTGCTTTAAAAAATTCTATTCTACCTTCACCTAAGATGGTTTATAGAAAAAGCATACGGTTGGACTTAAAATAGTATACCATTCTGTTATAAAGTACGGCCTACTGTTTTTTTGAGGCAGCACTTTTCTTTTATACCCAAATCCTCTCAAGTGAGTAATTAAAAGAAAAACCCCCTTTGTGGTTTAAAACTTTGAAAATTTGTAAGTCCTTGTCTAGTCGAACATTATTGGCTCCTAGGCATTGCAATGATGGAGTATGTCATGACCATTTTTAAGTGTGTTTTGGTATGGATTGAAGGTTCGTGATTCCCTCATCCTATCATTGTGGTGAAAGAATGCAATTGTTAGTTTGTACCTAATAACCCTTTTGGTGTTGCCCCttctctcataggttcatcatGATAGAATTTCTCCATGAGTGTTAAGTCTTCCATTGGTGCCACCTTGGTCAACAATGTTGAGGTCATTCTTGTTGCCATTACCTCTGTGTCATTGTTTTCCTTATGACACTTGTGTGCACATTATAGTCCAAGTGTAACATGTTGTTGTCGTATATTTGGTGGTGgtgtttgttgttaaaaaaaagaaGTTTCAT from Cryptomeria japonica chromosome 3, Sugi_1.0, whole genome shotgun sequence harbors:
- the LOC131063897 gene encoding cytochrome c oxidase subunit 6b-3; translation: MAEVEQRILQIEDIKTAPADFRFPTTNQTRHCFTRYIEFHKCLAAKGEGAPECDKFARFYRSLCPSEWVERWNEQREAGTFPGPL